The DNA sequence TTCTACAGTAGCAGATTTAGTTGCATTAGTAGCTGTATTTCCTTTAACTCCCGGCTCAGCATAAGTAACTTCAAGAATTACAGAAGATGGCATGTCTACTGATAGAGGTAAGTCAGTTTCAGTATTTACCTGAACCATTACACTTGTTCCTTCTTTTAATAATCCCGGAGCATCCAGGATGTTTTTATTCAAAGAAATTTGCTCGAAAGATTCTGTATTCATAAAATGAAATTCATCTCCTTCAGCATATAAAAATTGGTAATTATGCGTCTCTACACGCACATCATCAATTTTATGTCCTGCAGAAAAGGTATTGTCTAATACTCTTCCTGTAGTTAAACTTCTCAATTTTGTTCTTACGAAAGCAGGACCTTTTCCAGGTTTTACGTGAAGAAATTCAACAATTTTATAAATATCGTGATTGAATTTGATACACAATCCGTTTCTAATATCTGATGTAGATGCCATTTTTTTATATTTTAGATTTAAGAATGTAGATTTTAGATTCTTATAAAAGAACCAATCTCCCTTTTTTATATTTTAGATTTAAGAGTTCAGATTTTAGATTCTCTGAAAAGAATCAATCTGTCTTTTTGGATTTTAGAGTGTAGAATTTCATAATCTAAAATCTACACTCTAAAATCTAAAATCTTAAATTAGTAATTACCTGAATAACCTTTCATAATTCCTCTTGATGAATTTCTGATAAAATCAAGAATTTCATCTCTCTCAGGAGTGGCTTCCATTTCGGCTTCAATAATGCTTAAAGCCTGTGTTGTATTGTAATTTTTTTGGTATAAAATTCTGTAAATTTCTTGAATTTCTCTGATTTTATCGGTGCTAAAACCTCTTCTTCTTAAACCAACCGAATTGATTCCCACGTATGATAACGGTTCTTTTGCTGCTTTTGTATAAGGTGGTACATCTTTTCTTACCAAAGAACCACCGGAAATCATAGCGTGATCTCCAATATGGATAAATTGATGAATAGCTGCTAAACCTCCAATTACAGCATGGTTACCCACAACAACGTGACCTGCCAAGGCAACTCCGTTTACAATAATAGCGTTATTACCAATTTCGCAATCGTGAGCAATATGCGCGTAAGCCATAACCAAACAATTGTCTCCTAAAGTCGTTTGCCCTGAAGCAACAGTTCCTCTATTGATGGTTACACATTCTCTGATCGTACAATTGTCACCAATAATAGCCAAAGAATCTTCTCCGCCAAATTTTAAATCTTGTGGTACAGCAGAAATTACAGCTCCGGGAAAAATATTACAATTTTTTCCGATACGAGCGCCTTCCATAATGGTCACATTTGAACCGATCCATGTACCGTCACCAATAATAACATTATTGTGGATTGTTGTAAAGGGTTCAATTACAACGTTTTTAGCGATTTTAGCGCCAGGATGAACATAAGCTAATGGTTGATTCATCTGTCTGTTTTATATTTTAAATTAAAATAGTCTGATTTGGGCAACAAACCTAAACAATAATTTTGATTAAACTATTATTGTTTTTTTACAATTTGTGCCATTAATTCTGCCTCAGTAACTAATTTTCCGTTTGCGTATGCGTTTGCCTGCATATGACAAATTCCTCTTCTGATAGGAGAAATCAATTCGCACTTGAAAATTAAGGTATCTCCCGGCAGTACTTTGTGTTTGAACTTAACGTTATCAATTTTCATGAAATAAGTCAAGTAGTTTTCCGGATCCGGAACGGTACTTAGAACCAAAATCCCTCCTGTTTGTGCCATTGCTTCAACAATTAGAACTCCCGGCATAACCGGTGCTTCAGGAAAATGTCCAACGAAAAAGTTTTCGTTCATCGTCACATTTTTCAAACCTACCACATGACGATCAGACATTTCGATGATTCTGTCGATCAACAAAAATGGAGGTCTGTGAGGTAACATGGCCATGATTTTGTGAATGTCCATCAATGGCTCTTTGTTCAAATCATAAACCGGAACGTGATTTCTTTGTTCAATTTTAATGATTTTTCCAATTTTCTTAGCAAACTGAGTGTTCACATAGTGACCAGGTTTGTTAGCGATAATTTTCCCTTGAATTCTAACACCGATTAAAGCTAAATCACCTACTACATCTAATAATTTGTGACGTGCAGCTTCATTAGGATAGTGTAAAGTGAGATTGTCTAAAACACCATTCGGTTTTACTGAAATTTTATCTTTACCAAAGGCTTTCTTTAAATTTTCCATTGTAGCATCAGAAATTTCTTTGTCTACATATACAATAGCGTTGTTTAAATCACCACCTTTAATTAATCCGTTTTCTAATAAAGATTCTAATTCGTGCAAGAAGCTAAAGGTTCTTGAATTTGAAATTTCGTCTTTAAAATCAGCGATACTTTTCATAGTTGCATTTTGAGTACCTAATACTTTAGTCCCAAAATCTACCATTGCAGTAACTTGATAATCGTCACTTGGCATAACCAAGATTTCGCTTCCTGTAGCTTCATCAGTAAACGAAATAACTTCTTTTACTACATAAACATTACGTTTAGCGTCTTGTTCTTCGATTCCTGCATTTTCTATTGCTTCAACAAAATATTTTGAAGAACCATCCATAATAGGCAGTTCTGAAGCATCTAATTCTATAATAACATTATCCAAATCACATCCAACTAAAGCAGCTAAAACATGTTCCGGAGTTTGAATTTTAACTCCTAATTTTTCAAGATTTGTGCCTCTTTGTGTATTAACAACATAATTAGCATCAGCCTCAATGACTGGTTGACCTTGCAAATCTACTCTTACAAAAGTGAAACCATTATTAATTGGAGCTGGTTTAAAAGTCATTGTAACTTCTTTACCAGTGTGTAATCCAACTCCTGTTAGTGAAATTTCATTTTTGATGGTCTTCTGTTTAACCATTATTTCCATTTTTTGGGTTTATTATTTGTTTTTTTAATTCTTCCAGTTCGGCTACGATTTTAGGTAAGTTCTTAAAATGAACATACGATTTACTAAAATCACTTAAACTAAAGGTTGGACTTCCTTGTAAAACTTCGTCGTCCTTAATATTTCTGGCAACGCCTGATTGCGCCTGAACTCTCACATTATTCCCAATAGTTAAGTGGCCTGCTATACCAACCTGCCCACCAATCATACAATTTTCGCCAATTTTTGTAGAACCGGCAACACCTGTTTGCGCTGCAATTACGGTATTTTTACCAATTTCTACATTGTGTGCGATTTGAATCTGATTGTCTAATTTAACTCCTTTTCTAATAATTGTAGAACCAAGTGTAGCTCTGTCAATTGTAGTGTTGGCGCCAATATCTACATTGTCCTCCAGAATCACATTCCCGATTTGCGGTACCTTACTGAATACTCCTTCTTCATCTGGAACGAAACCGAAACCATCAGCCCCGATAATAGTACCGGAGTGTATCGTACAATTATTCCCAATTATAGTTTCAGAGTATATTTTAGCGCCGGCAAAAATATAGACATTATCGCCAATAACAACATTATCGCCAATAAAACTGTTTGGGTAAATTTTTACGTTGTCTCCTAAGACCACATTCTGTCCTATATAACTAAAGCTGCCTAAGTATAGATTTTCGCCATATTTAGTGCCTTCAGAGATAAAAGAGTTTGCTTCAATTCCGTTTTTATTCAATTTTACCTGATTGTAAAACTGCAATAGTTTGGAAAAAGAGGCATAGGCATCTTCTACTTTTATTAAAGTTGTCGTAATTTCTGCTTCGGGTGTAAAACTATCGTTAACAATGGTTACCGTTGCTTTTGTTGTGTATATGTAATTGATATACTTTGGATTAGCTAAAAAAGTCAGCGACCCTTCCTCACCTTCTTCGATTTTAGATAAGTGAGAAACTTCTGCAAGGGGATTCCCAACAACTTCTCCATCTAAAATTCCTGCTATTTGTTCTGCTGTAAATTTCATCGCGACAAAAATATAAAAAATAGATTTTAAATGTTAATTTTAGATAAGTTGTTTTGGAAAACAGATGTAATATTTTGTTACCAATTTAGATAACGACTTCAAATTCAACTGATCAGAAGCTTCGACAACATCTTCAATTGTTTTATCTTTTTTCAAAATTCGTATAGGCTCTGCTTCTTTGCTGTAAGCCTGATTTTTTATTTTTCCTCTGAAAATAAAATAACCTGCTTCTAATAAGGAAACATTATGTTCTTGCGCAAATTCTTCTTTTAAAGACTGAGATTCTTCCATCGGAATTTTATCTGCACTGAGTTTTATCTTTAATAAATCTCTGTTAATTATCATTTTGCTTAAAGTAGACAATATAAAATCGTCGTGTTTCTGCCAGGCTTTTAAAGCACTTATAATATCAAAATCGTCCAGTTGAGAAAATAAATCTAACTTTTCAGCATCGAAATTTTCGAGTGTAATTTTGTTTTTCATAAAATACAAAAGGGGTTCACTGCAAGGCAATGATTGTCCTTTTAGTACCAATTCTTTGGCTCTCTTTAAAACTTTCATTAGAATTAATTCCGCTACCAGACTAGTTTTATGCAAATAAGCCTGCCAATACATCAATCGTCTTGAAAGCAGGAATTTTTCAACAGAGTAAATTCCCTTTTCTTCAATTACCAAAACACCATCGACCACATTCATCATTTGAATCAATCGCTCCGAATTGACATTTCCTTCTGCAACTCCGGTGTAAAAACTATCGCGTTTTAAATAGTCCATACGATCCATGTCTAATTGACTTGAGATCAATTGCAACATGAACTTTCTGTGATATTCTCCTTTAAAAACCTGAATTGCCAAACTCAATCTTCCGTCAAATTCCTCATTTAACTGATTCATAAACAGTAATGAAATGGCTTCGTGATTGACATCTTCGACTATGCTTTTTTCCATAGCATGCGAAAACGGACCATGACCGATATCGTGTAATAAAATTGCGATATACAAGGCATTCTCTTCTTCAGACGAGACTACTACTCCTTTAAAACGAAGTGTTTCTACCGCCTTTTGCATCAAATGCATACAGCCCAAAGCATGATGGAAACGGGTGTGATTGGCACCGGGATAAACCAAATACGAGAGTCCCATTTGCGAAATACGTCGCAAACGCTGAAAATAGGGATGCTGAATTAAGTCGTATATGAGCTCATTCGGAATTGAAATGAAGCCATAAATGGGATCATTGAATATTTTTAACTTGTTAATTGAAGTCACAATTTGGTTTTTTTATAAGACAACAAATATAACTAAATTACTACTTATTCGGTTTTTGTTTGCATTCAAAAAATAAAACAATTTTAGTACTGCAACAAAAGTGTTTTTATCCGGAGGACTGCGAAGTCTTTTAAGGCCCCCTTTAACGCGTTTTTTAGGTAACCTAAATTTAACACAAATTTAAGTTCGGTTGGTTCTGTAAATAACGAACCAAAATCTATCTTTGCTCAAAAAAAAGATGAAATCGATTCAAAAAGAGAGAGAAGATCTCATAGAATCTTTCGGAGTTTACTTCGAATCATTTTATCATATGTCTCCATTAGGTTCCAGAATCCTTGGATTGCTAATCGTTGACGGTATAAAAGAGGGCTTGACATTTGAACAATTGGTAGAGAAAACCGGCGCCAGTAAAAGCTCTGTTTCCACGAATCTGAACTTGCTTCTAAAAATGGAAAAGATAAACTACTTTACGATACCGGGAGACCGGAAAAAGTACTACAAGTCTTCTCCGTTTAGCGAGCGATTAAACAGTTATCTCAAGATTATTGCTTACGAAAGAAAAATCATTGATAAGATGCTCTCCTATCGCGAAAAAACGATGTCAAGTCCGGAAGAGCTAATAAATCTGGACAATACCAGAGCTTATAAAGCGCACGTAATAAAAGTTGAAGAACTGATAAAAGAAACTATATCTGAATTTACAGAAATAGAAAATCCGACAAATCCCCACAAATAATTAATTCAAATTAAATAAGTATGAAGCATATTTCATTTTCTCTGTTAGCCATTATGCTAGTTTTTGCATCCTGCAAAAAAAAGGAAGAACAAGCACCGCCTCAAGGCCCTGCTCCTTTTCCGGTTAAAACTGTTACAATTCAGAATGCGACGGTATATCAAGACTATACTGCCAATCTTGAAGGGCAACAGAATGTGGAAATACGTCCAAAAGTAAACGGATTTATTCAAAAAATATATGTTGATGAAGGTCAGGTTGTAAAAAAAGGACAATTGCTTTTTAAACTAGAAACGCAAACGTTAAATGAAGATGCTTCTGCAGCAAAAGCCGCTGTTCAGGCTGCCCAGGTTGAAGTAGACCGATTGAAACCTTTGGTGGATCGAAAAATCATTAGTGTGGTACAATTGGAAACGGCAAAAGCGAAATTAGCTCAGGCAAAAAGTACATACGGAAGCATTGTGGCCAATATTGGCTATGCAACAATTTACTCTCCGGTAAACGGTGTTATTGGTGGATTGCCTTTCAGAGAAGGAAGTTTGGTTAGTGCTACTAACGAAATGCCACTGACAACGGTATCTGATACCAAAATTGTTCGTGCCTATTTCTCTATGAATGAAAAGCAATTGTTGTTCTTTAATAAAACATTTAAAGGAGCGACAACTGCCGAAAAATTAAAAGCAGCTCCTTTGGTTTCCTTGATTTTAGTTGATAACTCAGAATACGATCAAAAAGGAAGAATTGCAACGATGAACGGTCTGGTGAATGCACAAACCGGAACGACACAATTCAGAGCTGAATTTGCTAATCCTGAAGGGATTTTAAGAAGTGGAAGCACCGGTATTATTCGTTTACCGATTGAAGAAAAAGATGTAATTCTGGTTCCTCAAAATGCCGTTTTCGAGGTTCAGGGAAAACAGACCATTTACGTGGTGGAGAAAGGCAATAAAGTAAAGTCGAGAATCATTGAAACCAATGGGACGACAGCGCTAAACTATATTGTTTCTTCAGGGCTTAAAGAGGGTGAAATTGTTGTAATCGAAGGAGCGTCAAAATTAAAAGACGATGCAGAAATTACACCACAACAAGCCAAAGATGAGGCTGTAACTACAGCAAATACAAATTCTTCCGCTAAAAAATAATAGTAAAGATGTTAAAAACTTTTATAGAAAGACCAGTTCTCTCGACGGTAATTTCGATCTTAATTACCATTTTAGGTATTTTAGGATTGATGACTTTGCCGATCGAGCAATATCCCGAAATAGCCCCTCCAACCGTACAGGTTAGTGCTACCTATACCGGAGCCAATGCAGAAACCGTACTTAACAGTGTCGTGATTCCTTTAGAGGAAGAAATCAACGGTGTGGAAGGAATGACTTATATGACTTCGTCTGCTGCAAATGACGGTTCTGCCAAAATATCTGTTTATT is a window from the Flavobacterium cupriresistens genome containing:
- the efp gene encoding elongation factor P, with translation MASTSDIRNGLCIKFNHDIYKIVEFLHVKPGKGPAFVRTKLRSLTTGRVLDNTFSAGHKIDDVRVETHNYQFLYAEGDEFHFMNTESFEQISLNKNILDAPGLLKEGTSVMVQVNTETDLPLSVDMPSSVILEVTYAEPGVKGNTATNATKSATVETGANVNVPLFINEGDKIKIDTASGSYMERVKE
- the lpxA gene encoding acyl-ACP--UDP-N-acetylglucosamine O-acyltransferase, whose translation is MNQPLAYVHPGAKIAKNVVIEPFTTIHNNVIIGDGTWIGSNVTIMEGARIGKNCNIFPGAVISAVPQDLKFGGEDSLAIIGDNCTIRECVTINRGTVASGQTTLGDNCLVMAYAHIAHDCEIGNNAIIVNGVALAGHVVVGNHAVIGGLAAIHQFIHIGDHAMISGGSLVRKDVPPYTKAAKEPLSYVGINSVGLRRRGFSTDKIREIQEIYRILYQKNYNTTQALSIIEAEMEATPERDEILDFIRNSSRGIMKGYSGNY
- a CDS encoding bifunctional UDP-3-O-[3-hydroxymyristoyl] N-acetylglucosamine deacetylase/3-hydroxyacyl-ACP dehydratase, whose amino-acid sequence is MVKQKTIKNEISLTGVGLHTGKEVTMTFKPAPINNGFTFVRVDLQGQPVIEADANYVVNTQRGTNLEKLGVKIQTPEHVLAALVGCDLDNVIIELDASELPIMDGSSKYFVEAIENAGIEEQDAKRNVYVVKEVISFTDEATGSEILVMPSDDYQVTAMVDFGTKVLGTQNATMKSIADFKDEISNSRTFSFLHELESLLENGLIKGGDLNNAIVYVDKEISDATMENLKKAFGKDKISVKPNGVLDNLTLHYPNEAARHKLLDVVGDLALIGVRIQGKIIANKPGHYVNTQFAKKIGKIIKIEQRNHVPVYDLNKEPLMDIHKIMAMLPHRPPFLLIDRIIEMSDRHVVGLKNVTMNENFFVGHFPEAPVMPGVLIVEAMAQTGGILVLSTVPDPENYLTYFMKIDNVKFKHKVLPGDTLIFKCELISPIRRGICHMQANAYANGKLVTEAELMAQIVKKQ
- the lpxD gene encoding UDP-3-O-(3-hydroxymyristoyl)glucosamine N-acyltransferase; the protein is MKFTAEQIAGILDGEVVGNPLAEVSHLSKIEEGEEGSLTFLANPKYINYIYTTKATVTIVNDSFTPEAEITTTLIKVEDAYASFSKLLQFYNQVKLNKNGIEANSFISEGTKYGENLYLGSFSYIGQNVVLGDNVKIYPNSFIGDNVVIGDNVYIFAGAKIYSETIIGNNCTIHSGTIIGADGFGFVPDEEGVFSKVPQIGNVILEDNVDIGANTTIDRATLGSTIIRKGVKLDNQIQIAHNVEIGKNTVIAAQTGVAGSTKIGENCMIGGQVGIAGHLTIGNNVRVQAQSGVARNIKDDEVLQGSPTFSLSDFSKSYVHFKNLPKIVAELEELKKQIINPKNGNNG
- a CDS encoding HD domain-containing protein, with the protein product MTSINKLKIFNDPIYGFISIPNELIYDLIQHPYFQRLRRISQMGLSYLVYPGANHTRFHHALGCMHLMQKAVETLRFKGVVVSSEEENALYIAILLHDIGHGPFSHAMEKSIVEDVNHEAISLLFMNQLNEEFDGRLSLAIQVFKGEYHRKFMLQLISSQLDMDRMDYLKRDSFYTGVAEGNVNSERLIQMMNVVDGVLVIEEKGIYSVEKFLLSRRLMYWQAYLHKTSLVAELILMKVLKRAKELVLKGQSLPCSEPLLYFMKNKITLENFDAEKLDLFSQLDDFDIISALKAWQKHDDFILSTLSKMIINRDLLKIKLSADKIPMEESQSLKEEFAQEHNVSLLEAGYFIFRGKIKNQAYSKEAEPIRILKKDKTIEDVVEASDQLNLKSLSKLVTKYYICFPKQLI
- a CDS encoding GbsR/MarR family transcriptional regulator: MKSIQKEREDLIESFGVYFESFYHMSPLGSRILGLLIVDGIKEGLTFEQLVEKTGASKSSVSTNLNLLLKMEKINYFTIPGDRKKYYKSSPFSERLNSYLKIIAYERKIIDKMLSYREKTMSSPEELINLDNTRAYKAHVIKVEELIKETISEFTEIENPTNPHK
- a CDS encoding efflux RND transporter periplasmic adaptor subunit, producing the protein MKHISFSLLAIMLVFASCKKKEEQAPPQGPAPFPVKTVTIQNATVYQDYTANLEGQQNVEIRPKVNGFIQKIYVDEGQVVKKGQLLFKLETQTLNEDASAAKAAVQAAQVEVDRLKPLVDRKIISVVQLETAKAKLAQAKSTYGSIVANIGYATIYSPVNGVIGGLPFREGSLVSATNEMPLTTVSDTKIVRAYFSMNEKQLLFFNKTFKGATTAEKLKAAPLVSLILVDNSEYDQKGRIATMNGLVNAQTGTTQFRAEFANPEGILRSGSTGIIRLPIEEKDVILVPQNAVFEVQGKQTIYVVEKGNKVKSRIIETNGTTALNYIVSSGLKEGEIVVIEGASKLKDDAEITPQQAKDEAVTTANTNSSAKK